The nucleotide window TCGCGCCGCGGGACACCGTCGTCGGTGCCCTCGTCGGCGCCGTCGGGCCGCTGGACACCAGCCACTCGGTGACCAACGCCCGCACCACGGTGGACGGCGACGAGGCGACCCTGACCGCCTACGCGCGCGCGACGCACTACCTGCCCGGCACCGGGCCCGACCATCGCCGGACCGAGATGGCCGAGATGATGAACCGCTACACCACCCGGCTGGTCCGCCAGGACGGCACGTGGCGCATCCGGCACCTGAGCATCGACAACCTCTGGTTCGCCGGCGACCCGCAGATCCTGGTCTCCCAGGTCTGAGCTGCCCGCCCATCCGGTCGGCTGCCGGGGTCCCCGCTCCTGCCCGGTCAGCTGCCGGGCGGCGTCGGGGCCCCGGCCAGCAGGTCCGCCAGCTCCGCACGGACCGCACGGGCCCATCCGAGCTCGCCCGCCGGGTCCAGACGGTCGATCGCACGGACGGCCTCGGCCCACGCCGACCTCGCACCGGGCACGTCCCCGGAGGCCACGAGCGCGTGCCCGACCCCGGCGGTCGCCTCGACCAGGACGCGCGCGTCCTGGTCGGGGGCCGACCGGGCCACCTCGCGGTAGCGGGCGAGCGCCTCGGTGACCCGGCCCTGGGCGAGGGCGGCGTGCGCGAGCTTCACCTCGACCTCGAGCATCCACCGGTCGTCCCCGACGG belongs to Modestobacter sp. L9-4 and includes:
- a CDS encoding nuclear transport factor 2 family protein is translated as MTTTTTHTTDLAALLDHHDIVDTLLRYTGGLDLADAELMTSALTEDAVVDLTPATTKIGLDFPVLAPRDTVVGALVGAVGPLDTSHSVTNARTTVDGDEATLTAYARATHYLPGTGPDHRRTEMAEMMNRYTTRLVRQDGTWRIRHLSIDNLWFAGDPQILVSQV